The Bos indicus x Bos taurus breed Angus x Brahman F1 hybrid chromosome 15, Bos_hybrid_MaternalHap_v2.0, whole genome shotgun sequence genome includes a window with the following:
- the LOC113904618 gene encoding olfactory receptor 5B12-like, with the protein MENSTVVTEFILAGITDDPQLQIPLFLVFTLIYLLTLVGNLGVITLILLDSRLHTPMYVFLSHLSLMDFGYSTAVTPKVMAGFLTGDKVISYKACAAQFFFFAVFLAVETFILPLMAYDRHAAVCKPLHYTNIMTPRVCAWMVVAAYVLGFLVASVHTWNAFSLSFCRSNVIDHFFCDATPVLALSCSDNNRSEIVFFVLVSFNITFTLLIILISYLFIFVTIMRVRSSEGHQKAFSTCASHLTSVSIFYGTGAFMYLQPGSRHSMSTDKMASVFYALVVPMLNPLIYSLRNKEVKSALKRAFGKATSSLRFMS; encoded by the coding sequence ATGGAGAATAGTACAGTCGTGACTGAGTTCATTCTTGCCGGGATAACTGATGACCCACAACTGCAGATCCCACTCTTTCTAGTGTTCACGCTCATCTACCTCCTCACTCTGGTTGGGAACCTGGGGGTGATCACGCTGATCCTGCTGGACTCTCGTCTCCACACTCCCATGTACGTCTTCCTCAGCCACCTCTCCCTGATGGACTTTGGTTACTCCACAGCCGTCACTCCCAAAGTGATGGCTGGATTCCTCACGGGAGACAAGGTCATTTCCTACAAAGCTTGTGctgctcagtttttcttttttgctgtctttctCGCTGTGGAAACTTTTATCTTGCCTTTAATGGCCTATGACCGTCATGCAGCAGTGTGCAAGCCACTCCATTACACCAACATCATGACACCAAGAGTGTGTGCCTGGATGGTCGTAGCGGCCTACGTCCTCGGTTTTCTAGTGGCCTCTGTGCACACTTGGAATGCATTCAGTCTCTCTTTCTGCAGATCCAACGTGATTGATCACTTTTTCTGTGACGCTACTCCTGTCCTGGCTCTCTCATGCTCAGATAACAACAGAAGCGAgatagtgttttttgttttggtgagCTTCAATATCACCTTTACTCTCCTGATCATCTTGATCTCTTACCTGTTTATCTTTGTCACCATTATGAGGGTGCGCTCATCTGAAGGACATCAGAAGGCCTTTTCCACCTGTGCGTCCCACCTCACTTCCGTCTCCATCTTCTATGGGACAGGCGCCTTCATGTACCTACAGCCCGGCTCCCGCCATTCCATGAGCACAGACAAGATGGCGTCTGTGTTCTACGCCTTGGTTGTTCCGATGCTAAATCCGCTGATCTATAGTCTGAGGAACAAAGAGGTCAAGAGCGCCCTAAAAAGGGCCTTCGGTAAAGCAACGTCTTCTCTAAGATTCATGTCTTAA